ATGAAAAATTAATCTACGCAGTCTTTTCCTCAATCGCCCTGCGAGAGAATGCGTCGCATGTAACCATTTTCATTTCTCGTTCTCTTAGCGATTGTCGTGTAATTCCGTGTATGTGTAATGTGTCGCTCCCATGAAGCGAATGTGTGCCACGGCCGCCGACTTCCTTACATGCCTGTAATATTTAGGTACGGGCGTAGAACAAATTAGtattcaaattaaatgaatttacccTACCGTACGCGGGCAGAGAGTCTCAATTGAGCGAAGGAGATGTCTTGAGAACGTTGTTGTTTTCGGTGGACCACTTATTGTCCGCAGCAATAGCCGCATCGCCTCCGGCGCCAACATCGACCACGTTATCTTTAGTCCCTgctgaagcagcagcagcagccgcctgTACCGACTTGTTATCATTGATGAGACGCTGATTGGTCGGAATCTGGTGAGGCTTTGGCACCCATTCGATGAGATTGCTGCCCCCAGACTTTTGTGCCGTATTGCAGGCAGACTGAGGGCCCTCCCGAGCCCCAGGGGCGATGGGATTCTTTCCGGCATAGAAGAAGTGGGGCACTgctggtattatgtttggggTGAAATACGAGGCCCAGCCATTGATATAGGCTGAAGGCGGCAGGTTTGACTGTGCCGAAAACGGATTGAAGTGTGGATTGTAGCAGTTTCTGTCCATCACGGCTGGCTGCGGCGGAATGAAGCCGGCGCGGGCCGCACCGCCCATGGGAAAACGAAGGCGCTTGGCAGGATCGGGTCTCTGAGATGACTTCTTCACTTCGACCGTAATGAAGTTGATGACGTGCTTGCTCAGAACTGTGATCAGAGGTTAAAGAGTTTCAATAAAATGTTGCTGAGATACCTACCCAACGCTCTCTCGGCACTGTCGATATTCTCGAACTCCAAGAAACCGAAGCCCCGCTTACGCCCGGTCTCCTTGTCTATCAGCACCTTGACGCTCATGACGGTTCCAAACTTCGAGAAATAGTCCCGAATCATGGGCTCGTCGTGACAGTCCTTCAGGCCACCCAGAAAGATTTTGTTCGTCTGGCCATTGCCCATTCCTGGAGGCTTGTTGAAATCCAGCCGCGGCAGGGCGTGCTTGGTTTCTACAGTCCTGGACAAAGGATCGTGTTGAGTAACCTCCGCTGTCCCGGAGCTGaagctgtttttgtttttttgtacTTACTTGCAATCAATAATGTGTGGGCGGTTGCTCTGCACTTTCTCTACTGAGCCCGGATCAACGAAAGTGACAAAGCCGAAGCCGCGCGAGTGGTTGGACACGGGATCGCGCATGACCACGGCATCGGCCACTGCGCCGAACTTAGAAAAGAACTCGCGCAAAGTCTCCGGAGTAGTCTGCGTGGGTAGCCCACCTATAAAGATCTTGCGCAAGTGCTCATTGGTCTGGATTGCACTGTTTGCCATGTTTTCAGTGACTTCCGCATAGGTTGAGGTGGCCTTGTCA
This region of Drosophila miranda strain MSH22 chromosome 2, D.miranda_PacBio2.1, whole genome shotgun sequence genomic DNA includes:
- the LOC108155131 gene encoding ribonucleoprotein RB97D, which encodes MNNKRSFDGLCLTKQERQAVPVTSSDKATSTYAEVTENMANSAIQTNEHLRKIFIGGLPTQTTPETLREFFSKFGAVADAVVMRDPVSNHSRGFGFVTFVDPGSVEKVQSNRPHIIDCKTVETKHALPRLDFNKPPGMGNGQTNKIFLGGLKDCHDEPMIRDYFSKFGTVMSVKVLIDKETGRKRGFGFLEFENIDSAERALVLSKHVINFITVEVKKSSQRPDPAKRLRFPMGGAARAGFIPPQPAVMDRNCYNPHFNPFSAQSNLPPSAYINGWASYFTPNIIPAVPHFFYAGKNPIAPGAREGPQSACNTAQKSGGSNLIEWVPKPHQIPTNQRLINDNKSVQAAAAAASAGTKDNVVDVGAGGDAAIAADNKWSTENNNVLKTSPSLN